In Paenibacillus sp. 1781tsa1, one DNA window encodes the following:
- a CDS encoding sensor histidine kinase, with the protein MSYRTNLFSKMVILILIMLIPVVLLYWYSNHKTTAVLRDELNRSNSNQLEFFQNQVNTNIELLSSWPNLLIHDPDIASFRRIYADSNYFDLDAINLVKRIQNKLSIQESSSNWATKLYLYSPSLGRVVSERDARSYDKQALRENISSGWDVRKIQDGEDDRFMFSWITVSPYGIKDPANNAETIIKLEFDSDNIRDMLDKFKDDGRHDPFYFREESGVIYNRTSDRSLTNQLMEELSVHKLQDVDNRTVVIGDEPYMVNTVKSSTTGWYLVDYMPLSDILKPIHQSNMLFYSSMICLLLMSFGVAYLLYVQVQVPVKQLIRGFQRLKQEDYSVRIKPKGRNEFSFLSERFNLMVEQIQQLFEHVYLEQIHVREARLKQLQSQINPHFFYNCFSFITSMAKLKRMDAVVAMSHNLSRYYRYTTRQERDVVPLTEEIEFVSCYLEIQRMRMDRIHYKIDLSDEMLRQEVPPLIVQPLVENAVIHGIEADAEAGEIRVSGEKQGGVMVLVVEDDGQGMTQEAREALLNKLRGTMDQEMGCGLWNVNQRLQLRYGEQAGLDITESELGGLRVTLSWPAERELLPDSQDSIENM; encoded by the coding sequence ATGTCATATCGGACAAACCTGTTTTCCAAAATGGTCATTCTTATTCTGATTATGCTGATTCCTGTAGTGCTTCTGTACTGGTACTCTAATCACAAAACAACAGCTGTTCTCAGAGATGAGTTGAATCGATCAAATAGTAACCAGCTTGAATTTTTCCAAAATCAAGTGAACACAAACATCGAACTGTTATCCTCATGGCCGAATCTGCTCATACATGATCCTGATATTGCCAGCTTCCGGCGAATCTATGCGGACAGTAACTACTTTGACCTGGATGCAATCAACCTGGTCAAACGTATTCAGAATAAGCTGAGTATTCAGGAAAGCTCATCCAATTGGGCCACGAAATTATATCTGTATTCTCCTTCGCTGGGTAGGGTGGTTTCCGAAAGGGATGCACGTTCTTACGATAAACAAGCGCTAAGGGAGAATATCAGTTCCGGCTGGGATGTACGCAAAATTCAGGATGGGGAAGATGATCGGTTCATGTTTAGCTGGATTACTGTATCTCCGTACGGCATTAAAGACCCGGCTAATAATGCGGAAACGATTATTAAACTGGAGTTTGATAGTGACAACATTCGGGATATGCTCGACAAATTCAAGGATGATGGCAGACATGATCCATTCTACTTCCGAGAAGAGTCGGGGGTTATCTATAATCGGACTTCAGATCGTTCATTAACGAATCAGCTGATGGAAGAACTGTCCGTGCATAAACTTCAGGACGTTGATAATCGTACAGTAGTGATCGGGGACGAGCCTTACATGGTTAACACCGTAAAATCCAGTACAACAGGCTGGTATTTGGTGGACTATATGCCTCTGTCAGATATTCTGAAGCCCATTCATCAATCAAACATGCTGTTCTATTCTTCCATGATTTGTTTGTTGTTGATGAGTTTTGGTGTGGCGTACTTGTTATATGTACAGGTGCAGGTACCAGTGAAACAACTCATTCGCGGGTTCCAGCGGTTGAAGCAGGAAGATTATTCAGTGAGGATTAAGCCGAAGGGCCGCAATGAATTCAGTTTCCTGTCTGAACGGTTCAACTTGATGGTGGAGCAGATCCAGCAGTTGTTTGAACACGTTTACCTGGAACAGATACATGTGCGTGAAGCCCGGTTGAAGCAGCTGCAATCGCAGATTAACCCGCACTTCTTCTATAATTGTTTCTCCTTCATTACGAGTATGGCGAAGCTAAAGCGTATGGATGCGGTTGTGGCGATGTCGCATAACCTCTCCCGATATTATCGGTATACGACAAGACAGGAGCGGGACGTGGTACCGTTGACAGAAGAGATTGAATTTGTCAGCTGTTATCTGGAGATCCAACGGATGCGTATGGACCGGATTCATTACAAGATTGATCTGTCTGATGAGATGTTGAGACAGGAGGTACCGCCCCTAATCGTGCAACCACTGGTGGAGAATGCGGTAATTCACGGTATTGAAGCGGATGCGGAAGCCGGAGAAATAAGAGTTTCTGGGGAAAAACAGGGCGGTGTCATGGTTCTTGTGGTTGAAGATGATGGGCAAGGCATGACACAGGAGGCACGTGAGGCGCTTCTGAATAAGCTCAGGGGAACAATGGATCAGGAGATGGGCTGTGGCCTGTGGAATGTGAATCAGAGACTCCAGCTTCGATATGGGGAGCAGGCAGGGCTTGATATAACGGAATCGGAACTTGGTGGATTACGGGTAACACTATCGTGGCCTGCCGAGAGGGAACTTCTCCCAGATAGCCAAGATAGCATCGAGAACATGTGA
- a CDS encoding response regulator, with translation MIDILLVDDETYVTESLELTIPWGELGVTTVLRAASGKEALEIMEENAVDIVVTDIRMPGMSGLDLIAEVSKRWSHIRCILLTGHSDFTYAKKAIQLQAADYILKPVNDDEFMSSVSAAITSLRDEWDEFDKYHRLLYSRKSDYKILRENLMHDLLLGREITARALREQLQQYEIHIDPEQSAVMMLIRLTGRFSSMDQQSLDLMDFAVGNIAEEVLGEQFNVWFGRGPHECLVMFLQNQEQIEAPQMDLETLRSSAETFREHVIRYLQGDLSMVVTPSFPFNELTAAYRKSLGSLVLSGPEEHKIIYMDMDQALGKRSENDATQALEELYKPPVLPQLLETKQWEAAARKLNTVFDAAEQVRLSREHVYEMYLSVTNAFMYIAHKQGHLVHEIDHAGFDLLLAHQLIQSPEKLRRWATEMLAKLQEELSDQEGVQSRRHVIKQVQELVTSDTGQDLSVKMIADKVYLHPVYLSKIYKAETGEGLGDYMIRMRMERALYLLKNSNKKIYEITSELGYQNPQYFSKMFKKHYGMTPNEFRDQA, from the coding sequence TTGATAGATATACTGCTAGTAGATGATGAAACGTATGTAACAGAAAGTCTGGAACTTACGATCCCCTGGGGAGAGCTTGGAGTAACGACTGTGCTTCGTGCCGCTTCCGGTAAGGAAGCGCTGGAGATTATGGAGGAAAATGCAGTGGATATCGTGGTGACCGATATTCGCATGCCTGGCATGTCCGGACTGGATCTGATTGCAGAGGTAAGCAAACGTTGGTCCCATATTCGCTGTATCTTGCTGACCGGTCACAGTGATTTTACTTATGCGAAGAAAGCGATTCAATTGCAGGCAGCGGATTATATTCTGAAACCTGTAAACGATGATGAATTTATGAGTTCCGTATCGGCAGCCATCACATCTCTTCGCGATGAGTGGGATGAATTCGATAAATATCACCGGCTCTTATACAGTCGGAAGTCTGATTATAAAATTTTACGTGAAAATCTGATGCATGATCTGCTGCTGGGGCGTGAGATCACGGCGCGGGCACTTCGGGAACAACTGCAACAATATGAGATTCATATTGACCCGGAACAATCGGCTGTGATGATGCTGATTCGCCTTACAGGACGTTTCTCATCAATGGACCAGCAGTCTCTGGATCTGATGGATTTTGCGGTAGGTAATATTGCAGAGGAAGTACTCGGAGAGCAATTTAACGTGTGGTTTGGTCGCGGACCCCATGAGTGTCTGGTGATGTTTTTGCAAAATCAAGAACAGATCGAAGCTCCGCAGATGGACTTGGAGACGTTGAGAAGCTCAGCTGAAACTTTCCGTGAGCATGTCATTCGATATTTACAGGGAGATCTGTCCATGGTCGTTACACCGTCATTTCCCTTTAATGAGTTGACAGCAGCTTATCGAAAAAGTCTGGGTTCCCTTGTCCTTTCAGGACCGGAAGAACACAAGATTATATATATGGACATGGATCAGGCACTCGGCAAAAGATCTGAGAATGATGCGACCCAGGCGCTCGAAGAGTTGTACAAACCGCCTGTACTTCCGCAATTGCTTGAGACTAAGCAATGGGAAGCGGCGGCACGCAAGCTGAACACGGTCTTTGACGCGGCAGAACAGGTACGATTGTCCCGAGAACATGTGTATGAGATGTATCTGTCGGTAACCAATGCATTCATGTATATCGCCCATAAACAGGGGCATCTGGTGCATGAGATTGATCATGCGGGATTTGATCTGCTCCTTGCCCATCAGTTGATTCAATCACCCGAGAAGCTGCGGCGTTGGGCCACCGAGATGCTGGCGAAGCTTCAGGAAGAGTTGTCCGATCAGGAGGGTGTGCAGAGCCGCAGACATGTGATCAAGCAGGTTCAGGAGCTGGTGACAAGTGATACGGGACAGGATCTGTCGGTGAAGATGATTGCGGACAAGGTATATTTGCACCCCGTATACCTATCAAAAATCTACAAGGCAGAGACAGGGGAAGGTCTTGGGGACTACATGATTCGGATGCGCATGGAACGCGCGCTATATCTGCTTAAGAATAGCAACAAAAAAATATACGAGATTACGAGTGAACTTGGCTATCAGAATCCGCAATATTTCAGCAAAATGTTCAAAAAACATTATGGTATGACACCCAATGAATTTCGGGATCAGGCATAA
- a CDS encoding extracellular solute-binding protein, giving the protein MRAQSTKKRFLTLLATTLSLTVVLAGCSGGSGGGDSATPSTSGTQNEYKEKYDPEVTITTAWGIDPELKFKNGESMENNVATKWAKEKFGINVSALWSVTDTNSAFATKLRLAMSSGQEMPDIVTIGSADNLVAQDLIDSGMYEEVGPLFDKYASDTWKKAMEQDPNVWNQYSRDGKRMGIPVLDYAYNNDYLLWIRQDWLDKLNLKAPKTIDELETVMEAFKNNNPDGLAPEKVTPLSVGFKTSMNTWMGDVSWIFGAYGTLPQQWNLASDGKLEYGSINPGMKQGLTKLSEWLKKGYIPQEAALWDENKTAEPAVAGTAGIIPGPYWMSGWPLLDTVKNVPSAVWKPIEIPTGPEGKAMRHGTQFVNGVTLIKKDMAHPEAFFTYQNYLFDNYADPAPGSPYDNGLFAGYDYQLDANGKQMPIDQIEGGYVNVVRYLLVRDGARIPDAQMKALLNLADGKEPETKLEKDVAVNYGKETPAAAKVLLSQEEISFKNMFTGPTTQTMKSKLDYLNKIENQAFNEIIYGKNPADAFDTFVQTWKSGGGDQITQEVNEWYDSVKK; this is encoded by the coding sequence ATGAGAGCGCAATCAACAAAAAAGAGATTCTTGACGCTTCTCGCTACAACGCTGAGTCTAACTGTCGTTCTTGCAGGATGTTCAGGCGGCAGTGGGGGCGGAGATAGTGCAACACCAAGTACATCTGGAACCCAAAACGAATACAAAGAAAAGTATGATCCGGAAGTAACCATTACAACAGCATGGGGAATCGATCCTGAGCTGAAGTTTAAAAATGGCGAATCCATGGAAAATAACGTGGCAACCAAGTGGGCCAAGGAAAAATTCGGGATTAATGTCAGCGCGCTCTGGTCAGTAACAGACACAAACAGTGCGTTTGCAACTAAACTTCGTCTGGCTATGTCTTCTGGACAGGAAATGCCAGATATCGTGACGATTGGTAGTGCGGACAATCTCGTTGCTCAAGACTTGATCGACTCTGGCATGTACGAAGAAGTCGGTCCACTGTTCGACAAATATGCTTCAGACACATGGAAAAAAGCGATGGAGCAAGATCCAAACGTATGGAACCAATATAGTCGTGATGGCAAAAGAATGGGTATCCCTGTTCTGGACTACGCATACAACAATGATTACTTGCTCTGGATTCGCCAGGATTGGCTGGACAAGCTGAATCTGAAAGCACCAAAAACAATCGATGAGCTGGAAACCGTTATGGAAGCATTCAAAAACAATAACCCGGACGGCTTGGCTCCTGAAAAAGTCACTCCGCTCAGCGTTGGTTTCAAAACATCCATGAACACATGGATGGGAGATGTATCCTGGATCTTTGGTGCATATGGCACCTTACCTCAACAATGGAATCTGGCTTCGGATGGCAAGCTCGAGTATGGCTCCATTAATCCAGGCATGAAGCAAGGTCTGACCAAATTGAGCGAATGGCTCAAAAAAGGATATATCCCGCAGGAAGCAGCTCTATGGGATGAGAACAAAACAGCAGAGCCAGCAGTTGCAGGAACTGCCGGCATTATTCCAGGACCTTACTGGATGAGTGGATGGCCACTTCTTGATACCGTGAAAAATGTACCGAGTGCGGTATGGAAACCGATTGAAATTCCTACCGGTCCTGAAGGCAAAGCGATGCGTCACGGAACACAGTTCGTTAATGGTGTTACATTGATCAAAAAAGATATGGCACACCCAGAAGCATTCTTTACGTATCAGAACTACCTGTTCGACAATTATGCAGATCCGGCACCAGGCAGCCCTTATGATAACGGTTTGTTTGCAGGTTATGACTATCAATTGGATGCAAATGGAAAACAAATGCCGATTGACCAGATCGAAGGCGGATACGTGAACGTTGTACGTTATTTGCTTGTTCGCGACGGTGCTCGTATTCCAGATGCCCAGATGAAAGCACTTCTGAACTTAGCGGATGGCAAAGAGCCTGAAACGAAGCTTGAGAAAGATGTTGCTGTCAATTACGGTAAAGAAACTCCTGCTGCAGCGAAAGTGTTACTGAGCCAAGAAGAAATTTCCTTCAAAAACATGTTCACAGGTCCAACAACACAGACGATGAAATCCAAGCTGGACTATCTGAACAAAATCGAGAATCAGGCATTTAACGAAATTATCTATGGCAAAAATCCGGCTGATGCGTTTGATACCTTTGTACAAACGTGGAAATCGGGTGGCGGTGACCAAATCACGCAAGAGGTTAACGAATGGTATGACAGTGTGAAAAAATAG
- a CDS encoding sugar ABC transporter permease → MRTLKRTWPFHVMLLPAIIFLIIFSYVPMGGIIMAFQNYKPWLGISGSEWVGLDNFRYLFEREDSLQVIWNTLIIAVLKLIFNLFVPFVFAILLNEVRKMAIQRTIQTLVYLPHFLSWVILGGILIDLLSTGGLVNRVLGTFGLGPYFFLGDNSWFRSTVILTDVWKEFGYNMIVFLAALAGINPALYEAAEIDGAGRWKQTLHITIPSLVPMLMVVGTLALGNVLNAGFDQIFNLYNPLVYQTGDIIDTFVYRSAMQNGEMGFATAIGLFKSVISMILILVSYSLAKKYAGYRIF, encoded by the coding sequence ATGAGAACTTTGAAACGCACTTGGCCATTCCACGTTATGCTGTTGCCAGCCATTATCTTTCTGATTATCTTCAGTTATGTGCCTATGGGCGGGATCATTATGGCATTCCAGAACTACAAGCCATGGCTTGGGATTAGCGGTTCTGAATGGGTCGGGCTGGACAACTTTAGATATTTGTTTGAACGTGAAGACAGCTTACAGGTTATCTGGAACACATTGATTATTGCCGTACTTAAACTGATTTTTAATTTATTTGTTCCATTTGTTTTTGCCATTCTTTTGAATGAGGTTCGCAAGATGGCTATACAGCGGACGATTCAAACACTTGTCTATTTACCTCACTTCTTGTCCTGGGTCATTCTGGGCGGGATTTTGATAGATCTGTTGTCAACAGGCGGCTTGGTTAACCGGGTTCTGGGAACCTTTGGACTCGGGCCATATTTCTTCCTTGGAGACAACAGTTGGTTCCGATCTACGGTCATTCTGACAGATGTGTGGAAAGAATTTGGCTATAACATGATTGTCTTTCTGGCTGCCCTTGCCGGAATTAATCCAGCATTGTACGAAGCAGCGGAAATTGACGGAGCAGGACGCTGGAAACAGACACTGCACATTACAATCCCTTCGCTTGTGCCGATGCTGATGGTTGTCGGAACACTGGCACTTGGTAACGTACTGAATGCCGGATTTGACCAGATTTTCAACTTGTATAACCCGCTCGTATATCAAACGGGTGACATCATTGATACATTCGTATATCGTTCCGCAATGCAAAATGGTGAGATGGGCTTTGCAACCGCAATCGGATTATTCAAATCGGTCATTAGCATGATCTTGATTCTTGTATCGTACAGCTTAGCCAAAAAATACGCTGGATATCGCATATTCTAA
- a CDS encoding carbohydrate ABC transporter permease: MYHKSLPYRVFNIVNTCFLILIAIMCIVPMIHVLAVSFSTKAAADANLVNLWPVGFSLEAYKKTMNNPIFLNSLWISFLRTVIGTAITLLITFLAAYPLSKENSEFKGRTIYSWIFVFSMIFNGGLVPFYMVIQKIGLMDSFWVLVLPGAVNTFLVILMLNFFRGIPKELEEAALMDGANHFRTLFSIFLPISMPSIATIALFSMVFHWNSWFDGLLYMNNAKDYPLATFMQTVIIGRDMSSMSMNPKEMEALSQTTVRAAQIFIGSAPILIVYPFLQRFFVKGMTLGSVKG, from the coding sequence ATGTATCATAAATCATTGCCTTATCGCGTGTTTAATATAGTCAATACCTGCTTTCTGATTTTGATCGCCATTATGTGTATCGTACCAATGATTCATGTACTGGCAGTATCCTTTAGTACAAAGGCTGCTGCCGATGCCAATCTGGTCAATCTTTGGCCCGTAGGTTTCTCACTTGAGGCATACAAAAAAACGATGAACAATCCAATTTTCTTGAACTCGCTCTGGATCTCATTTCTGCGTACAGTGATCGGTACAGCCATTACGTTGCTGATTACGTTCCTGGCGGCTTATCCATTGTCCAAAGAGAATAGTGAATTCAAAGGCAGAACGATTTACTCCTGGATTTTTGTATTCAGCATGATTTTCAACGGGGGACTGGTGCCGTTCTACATGGTTATTCAGAAGATCGGGTTGATGGATTCCTTCTGGGTACTGGTACTCCCAGGGGCAGTTAACACATTCCTTGTCATTCTGATGCTGAACTTCTTCCGCGGTATTCCAAAAGAGCTGGAGGAAGCGGCACTAATGGACGGAGCTAACCATTTCAGAACATTGTTCAGTATCTTCCTTCCCATTTCGATGCCGTCCATTGCAACCATTGCATTGTTCAGTATGGTGTTCCACTGGAATTCCTGGTTTGATGGATTGCTCTACATGAATAACGCCAAGGATTACCCACTTGCTACATTTATGCAAACGGTCATTATTGGACGTGATATGAGTAGCATGAGCATGAATCCAAAAGAAATGGAAGCTCTCTCTCAAACCACGGTAAGGGCAGCTCAGATCTTCATCGGAAGTGCACCGATCTTGATTGTATATCCTTTCCTGCAACGTTTCTTTGTTAAAGGTATGACGTTGGGCTCAGTTAAAGGCTGA
- a CDS encoding arabinogalactan endo-1,4-beta-galactosidase: MSNLTEKTFVLGMDVSFMDEIEQHGGSYSDVDGKEQDLLSILKFNDTNAIRLRIWNDPVGGFCNLERTVEIAKRIKEQGLKFLLDFHYSDRWADPANQWKPKAWENLSYEELQRAVCMYTADVLRTLKEHDALPDMVQVGNEITPGMLWNEGRVGGEEHDTDEQWERFAGLVKYGIAAVKSVDPDIQIMIHIDRGGDNAESRKFYDRFEALGVEFDIIGLSYYPWWHGTLDALRDNLHDLAERYGKPVNVVETAYPWTLEQPEGIEWILNQEELLLPGYPASVEGQTRYLKDLLQIIREVPGGLGHGFYYWEPAWIPSKEEWSVGHPNNWGNLTMFDFKGRKLESFTALATVEESATVTYV, from the coding sequence GTGAGCAACTTGACGGAAAAGACATTCGTTCTGGGAATGGATGTGTCTTTTATGGATGAAATTGAACAGCATGGCGGGAGCTACAGTGATGTGGACGGCAAGGAACAAGACTTGCTGTCCATCCTGAAGTTCAATGACACTAACGCGATACGACTTCGAATCTGGAATGATCCTGTTGGTGGATTCTGCAATCTGGAGCGTACGGTGGAGATAGCCAAACGGATCAAGGAACAGGGCTTGAAATTTTTGCTCGATTTCCATTACTCTGATCGCTGGGCTGACCCGGCCAATCAATGGAAGCCGAAAGCCTGGGAGAATCTGTCCTATGAAGAGCTTCAACGTGCGGTTTGCATGTATACGGCTGATGTTCTGAGAACGTTGAAGGAACACGATGCCCTTCCAGACATGGTGCAGGTCGGCAATGAGATTACGCCAGGCATGTTATGGAATGAGGGACGTGTTGGTGGAGAAGAGCATGATACGGATGAACAGTGGGAGCGTTTTGCAGGCCTTGTGAAGTACGGAATTGCTGCGGTCAAATCGGTTGACCCGGATATTCAGATTATGATACACATTGATCGTGGTGGAGATAACGCCGAGAGCCGCAAGTTTTACGATCGCTTTGAAGCACTGGGTGTGGAGTTCGATATCATTGGTCTATCGTATTATCCTTGGTGGCACGGTACACTTGATGCATTACGCGACAATCTTCATGATCTGGCTGAACGTTATGGCAAACCTGTCAATGTGGTTGAAACCGCTTATCCATGGACGCTGGAGCAGCCGGAAGGTATCGAATGGATTTTGAATCAGGAAGAATTGTTGTTGCCGGGATACCCTGCAAGTGTAGAGGGACAGACCCGATATCTGAAGGATCTATTGCAGATTATTCGCGAAGTTCCTGGTGGTTTGGGGCACGGATTCTATTATTGGGAACCTGCCTGGATACCGAGTAAAGAAGAATGGTCCGTCGGACATCCGAATAACTGGGGCAACCTCACCATGTTTGATTTTAAAGGTCGCAAGTTGGAATCGTTTACAGCGCTAGCTACTGTAGAAGAATCAGCTACCGTGACATACGTGTAA
- a CDS encoding beta-galactosidase, translating to MTYKFPPVSSKAPHMLHGADYNPEQWLRYPEVLEEDIRLMKLAKCNVMSIGIFSWVSLEPEEGVYTFEWLDQVLDRFAANGIYAFLATPSGARPAWMSAKYPEVLRVSEKRVRNLHGFRHNHCYTSPVYREKVTAINTKLAERYSDHPAVIGWHISNEFGGDCHCDYCQEAFRGWVQKKYQTLDELNHSWWTTFWSHTVTDWSQVESPAPHGETQVHAMNLDWRRFVTDQTADFIVHETKPLKAQNPDLPVTTNLMEFYGGLNYWKFADILDFLSWDSYPTWHDADDDAKQASRIAMMHDIVRSIKGGQPFLLMESTPSSTNWQDVSKLKKPGMHLLSSLQAVAHGSDSVQYFQWRKSRGSSEKLHGAVVDHVGTEHTRVFQDVTDVGTALEGMEAIVGTAVPAEVAIIFDWENRWAVNDSQGPRNIGVKYEQTVEEHYEAFWKKGVAVDVIDMDADLSKYKLLIAPMLYLVREGVGERIEKFVEQGGTFVATYWSGIVNENDLCFLGGFPGPLRKTLGIWSEEIDGLHDRDLNGIIPEKGNELQLNTAYDAIELCDLIHLEGAKSLATYRSDFYAGRPALTVNQLGSGKAYYVATRLKAPFYDDFYAKLITDLNIERGLETELPAGTTAHTRTDGTADYVFVQNYTPDEKLVELDGQSYTNLLSGDAVESSLSLKPYDICVLRRPAARK from the coding sequence ATGACATACAAATTTCCACCTGTAAGTTCCAAAGCCCCGCACATGTTGCATGGCGCAGACTATAACCCGGAGCAATGGCTTCGCTATCCTGAAGTTCTGGAAGAAGATATTCGCTTGATGAAGCTTGCCAAGTGTAACGTAATGTCCATTGGTATCTTCTCATGGGTATCCCTTGAGCCGGAAGAGGGCGTATACACGTTTGAATGGCTGGATCAGGTTCTGGATCGTTTTGCAGCAAATGGCATCTATGCATTCCTCGCTACACCAAGTGGTGCCAGACCTGCCTGGATGTCCGCCAAATACCCGGAGGTGCTACGCGTATCCGAGAAGCGTGTCCGCAATCTGCATGGTTTCCGTCACAACCATTGTTATACTTCCCCGGTATACCGTGAGAAGGTTACTGCGATCAATACAAAACTGGCAGAGCGTTATTCGGATCATCCGGCTGTAATCGGCTGGCATATCTCGAACGAGTTCGGCGGCGACTGTCATTGTGATTATTGTCAGGAAGCGTTCCGTGGTTGGGTTCAGAAGAAGTATCAAACACTCGATGAACTGAATCATTCATGGTGGACGACATTCTGGAGTCATACGGTTACAGACTGGAGTCAGGTGGAATCTCCGGCTCCACACGGTGAGACACAGGTACACGCGATGAATCTGGATTGGCGCCGTTTCGTTACGGATCAGACAGCTGATTTTATCGTGCATGAAACGAAACCGTTGAAAGCTCAGAATCCCGATCTGCCAGTCACAACCAACCTGATGGAATTCTATGGCGGTCTGAACTATTGGAAGTTCGCCGATATTCTGGATTTCCTCTCTTGGGACAGTTATCCGACTTGGCATGATGCAGATGACGACGCGAAACAGGCATCCCGGATCGCCATGATGCATGACATCGTTCGTTCCATCAAAGGCGGCCAGCCGTTCTTGCTGATGGAGAGTACTCCAAGTTCGACAAATTGGCAAGATGTCAGCAAGCTGAAAAAACCGGGCATGCATCTGCTCTCTTCTCTCCAGGCTGTAGCACACGGTTCCGATAGTGTTCAGTATTTCCAGTGGAGAAAGAGCCGGGGGTCCAGCGAGAAACTTCATGGTGCGGTGGTAGACCACGTAGGAACGGAACATACACGTGTATTCCAAGATGTCACCGACGTAGGAACGGCACTTGAAGGCATGGAAGCCATTGTAGGAACCGCAGTTCCAGCAGAAGTTGCAATCATATTCGATTGGGAAAACCGTTGGGCTGTTAATGATTCACAGGGACCGCGCAATATCGGTGTGAAGTATGAGCAGACTGTGGAAGAGCATTACGAAGCGTTTTGGAAAAAGGGAGTCGCTGTAGACGTTATCGATATGGATGCAGATCTGTCCAAGTACAAGTTGCTGATTGCTCCAATGCTCTATCTGGTACGTGAAGGTGTTGGCGAACGCATTGAGAAGTTTGTAGAACAAGGTGGTACGTTTGTAGCAACTTACTGGTCTGGTATTGTAAACGAAAACGATCTGTGTTTCCTGGGTGGATTCCCAGGCCCACTGCGTAAGACACTTGGAATCTGGTCCGAGGAGATTGACGGATTGCATGATCGTGATCTGAACGGAATCATCCCGGAGAAGGGCAATGAGCTTCAGCTCAATACAGCGTATGATGCCATTGAACTGTGTGATCTGATTCATCTTGAAGGCGCGAAGTCTCTGGCTACGTACCGTTCTGACTTCTATGCCGGACGCCCGGCATTGACGGTTAACCAGTTGGGCTCAGGGAAAGCATATTACGTAGCAACACGTCTAAAAGCACCATTCTATGATGATTTCTATGCAAAACTAATCACTGATCTGAACATTGAGCGTGGACTTGAAACAGAGCTACCTGCCGGAACAACGGCACATACGCGTACAGATGGTACAGCGGATTATGTATTTGTACAGAACTATACACCAGATGAGAAGCTGGTTGAATTAGATGGACAGTCCTATACGAATCTGCTCAGTGGTGATGCTGTGGAATCAAGTCTCAGTTTGAAGCCATATGACATTTGTGTTCTGCGCAGACCGGCTGCCCGGAAATAA